One stretch of Rosistilla oblonga DNA includes these proteins:
- the hisI gene encoding phosphoribosyl-AMP cyclohydrolase, protein MTDAPAIPDFSRGVDGLLPAIAQDADNGRVLMLAWMNPQAWEETLETGQATYWSRSRGQLWRKGETSGHRQRVTEIRVDCDADTILLSVEQTGAACHDGFASCFYRAIQTDGTAKVADSRLVDPNDVYGKGSDAPSA, encoded by the coding sequence ATGACCGACGCCCCCGCCATTCCTGACTTCTCGCGCGGCGTCGATGGCCTGCTGCCAGCAATCGCTCAGGATGCTGACAACGGCCGCGTCTTGATGCTCGCCTGGATGAATCCCCAGGCGTGGGAAGAGACATTGGAGACGGGGCAAGCGACCTACTGGAGTCGCAGCCGCGGCCAGTTGTGGCGCAAAGGAGAGACCAGCGGTCATCGTCAACGCGTGACCGAGATCCGCGTCGACTGCGATGCCGATACGATTCTGTTGAGCGTCGAGCAGACGGGAGCCGCCTGCCACGATGGCTTTGCCAGCTGTTTCTATCGCGCGATTCAAACCGATGGCACGGCGAAGGTCGCCGATTCACGCTTGGTGGACCCCAACGATGTTTACGGAAAAGGCAGCGACGCACCCTCCGCGTGA
- a CDS encoding FAD-dependent oxidoreductase, which translates to MQHYRTSIALLCWIACARSVFAETSIIESQRQLPIAYQADVVVVGGTTGAVSAAIAAAEQGASVFLAAPRPYLGEDVTGTLRLWLEPGEEPELPLEHKLFDVAPRPSLWAGRLPFKYEADIAADRAHAETKPASRLTDGRMGNAVNDSIQFNDTVTIVAELEGLKRVKELHLLAYQRTGVFEVAQMQVWTSPNGKLWRDLGVVANNQLDGGVNENNGVDLALPIKQPCRFIKVTVQKTEQSERMLLGELVILEDQPETKQTTKRQAPTPMQVKYALDQALIDAGVKFLYGSPVTDVLRDEQGQLAGIVMANRAGRQAVKAPVIIDATMRGTTARIAGAKCLPYPSGRQTFQRVVVGGELEPQPGMTLTSPGVEFGTRDGLHELQVVTMEVDMPDGSFGSFAAAEQQLRDATFSAQLVDESDFAFQIPPDPIVSAIAVEDASFDPATLDLKACQPDGLDRIYVLGGAAGVSRSAAHDLMRPLNLIRLGQRVGQAAYAAAKAKPTSGEIVVASSIDADASRLVDVREFLQGARPTDEDLPTVNSPERSLPILGTYDVVVVGGGTGGAPAGIGAGRRGSKTLVIEYQDHLGGVGTLGLISSYYHGYRKGFTAEVDKGVAALGGPKRHGGWNPVTKREYWRREVRAAGCDIWFSTLGVGTLVSGEFVKGVVVATPTGRGVVLAKTVVDSTGNADVAAAAGAETITTSSDHVAMQGTGLSPRALGTGYTNTDYSFSDDSDPVDQWRMIVSARRKFKNSYDISPFIDSRERRRIAGEVFITPLDLMNQRKYSDTIAMHQSNFDTHGYTVHPVFLINFPDKKQMTVPVPYRALLPKDLDGILVTGLGISAHRDAMPILRMQPCVQNQGYAAGIAASMAAEENSSTRSIDLSALQKHLVEIGSLESEVLSHQDSQPAAADVLAAAVESVVHDYRGLSVILDQSEAALPQLRTAFAAADNDEHKVVYANLLGMLGDPTGSDVLADLIRKSEWDEGWNFRGMGQYGGSISRLDSHIIALGKSGDDDALATILEKVNQLDASKEFSHHRAVAMALETIGDPKAAEPLAQLLRKPGMMGHAITDINATASTSGNETRSQPLREIILARALYRCGDHEGLGQQILNTYKKDLRGLFAKHATAVLQ; encoded by the coding sequence ATGCAGCACTATCGCACCTCGATCGCCTTGCTTTGTTGGATCGCTTGCGCGCGGTCCGTTTTCGCGGAAACATCGATCATCGAATCGCAGCGTCAATTGCCGATCGCCTACCAGGCGGACGTCGTTGTCGTGGGCGGAACGACCGGAGCCGTCTCGGCCGCGATCGCCGCTGCCGAACAAGGAGCGTCGGTCTTCCTCGCCGCACCGCGACCCTATCTCGGCGAAGACGTCACCGGAACGCTGCGATTGTGGTTGGAACCGGGCGAAGAACCCGAGTTGCCGCTGGAACACAAGCTGTTCGATGTGGCTCCAAGACCGAGCCTGTGGGCTGGCCGCTTGCCGTTTAAATATGAAGCCGACATCGCCGCCGATCGCGCCCACGCCGAGACCAAACCAGCATCGCGGTTGACCGACGGCCGGATGGGCAACGCCGTCAACGATTCGATTCAGTTCAACGACACGGTCACGATCGTCGCCGAACTCGAAGGGCTCAAGCGAGTCAAGGAACTCCATCTGCTGGCCTATCAACGCACCGGCGTCTTCGAAGTCGCTCAGATGCAGGTCTGGACCTCTCCCAACGGCAAACTGTGGCGAGACCTCGGCGTCGTCGCCAACAACCAGCTCGATGGCGGCGTCAACGAAAACAATGGCGTCGACCTCGCCTTGCCGATCAAACAGCCCTGCCGTTTCATCAAAGTCACGGTGCAAAAGACGGAGCAGTCCGAGCGGATGCTGTTGGGCGAATTGGTGATCCTGGAAGATCAACCCGAGACCAAACAAACGACCAAACGACAAGCTCCCACACCGATGCAAGTGAAGTATGCGTTGGACCAAGCCTTGATCGATGCGGGCGTCAAATTCCTGTACGGTTCCCCCGTGACCGACGTCTTGCGCGACGAGCAGGGACAACTGGCGGGGATCGTGATGGCCAACCGGGCTGGCCGCCAAGCCGTCAAAGCGCCGGTGATCATCGACGCCACGATGCGAGGCACCACCGCTCGGATCGCCGGCGCCAAGTGTCTTCCCTACCCCAGCGGTCGACAGACGTTTCAACGCGTCGTCGTCGGCGGCGAGCTTGAGCCACAGCCTGGCATGACACTGACCTCTCCCGGCGTCGAATTTGGCACGCGCGATGGACTGCATGAATTACAGGTCGTGACGATGGAAGTCGACATGCCCGATGGCAGCTTCGGCTCCTTCGCCGCTGCCGAACAACAGCTCCGCGACGCAACCTTCTCGGCCCAGCTGGTCGATGAATCCGACTTCGCCTTCCAAATTCCACCCGATCCGATCGTCTCGGCCATCGCGGTTGAGGATGCTTCGTTCGATCCTGCCACGCTCGACTTGAAAGCGTGTCAGCCCGACGGCTTGGATCGCATCTATGTTCTCGGCGGCGCCGCCGGTGTCTCGCGGTCTGCGGCTCACGATTTGATGCGGCCGCTGAATCTGATCCGTTTGGGACAACGCGTCGGTCAAGCTGCCTACGCAGCGGCGAAAGCCAAACCAACAAGCGGCGAGATCGTTGTCGCCAGCAGCATCGACGCGGACGCGAGCCGATTGGTCGACGTGCGTGAATTCCTGCAAGGTGCACGACCAACCGATGAAGATCTACCAACGGTCAACTCTCCCGAGCGCAGTCTGCCCATCCTGGGAACCTACGACGTCGTGGTCGTTGGCGGCGGCACCGGCGGAGCGCCCGCTGGCATCGGCGCGGGCCGGCGCGGTTCGAAAACACTGGTTATCGAATATCAAGATCACCTGGGAGGCGTGGGAACGCTGGGCCTGATCAGCAGTTATTACCACGGATATCGCAAGGGATTTACAGCCGAAGTCGATAAGGGAGTCGCCGCGTTGGGCGGACCGAAGCGGCATGGCGGCTGGAATCCCGTGACCAAACGAGAGTACTGGCGTCGCGAAGTCCGCGCCGCCGGGTGCGACATCTGGTTCTCGACCCTTGGCGTCGGCACGCTGGTGAGCGGCGAATTTGTCAAAGGCGTTGTCGTCGCAACGCCAACCGGCCGCGGCGTCGTGCTGGCCAAAACGGTCGTCGATTCGACGGGCAACGCCGATGTCGCCGCAGCGGCTGGCGCCGAAACGATCACGACGTCGTCGGATCATGTAGCGATGCAGGGAACCGGCCTGTCGCCGCGAGCCCTCGGAACCGGTTACACCAACACCGACTACTCGTTCTCGGACGATTCCGATCCTGTCGACCAATGGCGAATGATCGTCTCGGCGCGACGCAAGTTTAAAAACAGCTACGACATCTCGCCGTTTATCGATTCGCGCGAACGACGGCGGATCGCGGGCGAAGTCTTCATCACGCCCCTGGATCTGATGAACCAGCGGAAGTATTCCGATACGATCGCGATGCACCAGAGCAACTTCGACACGCACGGCTACACCGTCCATCCCGTCTTCTTGATCAACTTCCCCGACAAGAAACAGATGACCGTGCCGGTCCCGTACCGAGCGCTGTTGCCAAAAGATCTCGATGGCATCTTGGTTACCGGATTGGGGATCAGTGCCCACCGCGACGCGATGCCGATCCTGCGAATGCAACCCTGCGTGCAGAACCAAGGTTATGCAGCCGGCATCGCGGCTTCGATGGCGGCGGAAGAAAACTCATCGACCCGTTCGATCGACCTCAGCGCATTGCAAAAGCACCTTGTCGAAATCGGCTCGCTGGAATCGGAGGTCTTGAGCCACCAGGATTCGCAGCCCGCCGCCGCGGACGTGCTCGCTGCCGCCGTCGAATCGGTCGTCCACGATTATCGTGGCCTCTCGGTGATCCTGGATCAAAGCGAAGCCGCCCTGCCGCAGCTGCGAACCGCCTTTGCGGCCGCCGACAACGACGAGCACAAGGTGGTTTATGCGAACCTGCTGGGAATGCTCGGCGATCCGACCGGCAGCGACGTGCTGGCCGATCTGATTCGGAAATCGGAGTGGGACGAAGGCTGGAACTTCCGCGGCATGGGGCAATACGGCGGCAGCATCTCGCGACTCGATTCGCACATCATCGCGTTGGGGAAATCGGGAGACGACGACGCGCTGGCGACGATCCTGGAAAAGGTGAACCAGTTGGATGCGTCGAAAGAGTTCTCGCATCACCGCGCCGTCGCGATGGCGTTGGAGACGATCGGCGATCCGAAAGCGGCTGAGCCACTGGCCCAGCTGTTGCGAAAACCCGGCATGATGGGGCACGCGATCACCGACATCAACGCAACGGCCAGCACTTCGGGGAATGAAACCCGCAGCCAACCGCTCCGCGAAATCATCCTCGCCCGAGCGTTGTACCGCTGTGGCGATCATGAAGGGCTTGGCCAACAGATCCTCAACACGTACAAAAAGGATCTGCGGGGCCTGTTTGCCAAGCATGCCACCGCCGTGCTTCAATAG
- a CDS encoding RidA family protein produces the protein MSAEANLEKLNLELPPAPKPAGVYKPCVIVGNMAYLSGHGPLKPDGNLIVGRLGEDMDLEAGYAAARQVGLTLLASIKANLGSLDRVKRVVKALALVRCTDAFDQQPAVVNGFSELFREVFGEEFGVGARSAMGTNALPGGIAVEIEVILEIEA, from the coding sequence ATGAGTGCCGAAGCGAATTTGGAAAAACTGAACCTGGAACTTCCCCCAGCTCCCAAACCAGCTGGCGTCTACAAGCCTTGCGTCATCGTGGGCAACATGGCCTACCTGTCGGGACACGGTCCTCTGAAACCCGATGGCAACCTGATCGTCGGCCGACTGGGCGAAGACATGGATCTCGAAGCCGGTTATGCCGCAGCGCGTCAAGTCGGCCTGACTCTGCTCGCATCGATCAAAGCCAACTTGGGCAGCCTGGATCGCGTGAAGCGCGTGGTCAAAGCTCTGGCGTTGGTTCGTTGCACCGATGCGTTCGACCAACAACCGGCTGTCGTCAACGGTTTCAGCGAACTGTTCCGCGAAGTCTTTGGCGAAGAGTTTGGCGTGGGCGCTCGCAGCGCGATGGGAACCAACGCGTTGCCCGGCGGCATCGCGGTTGAAATCGAAGTGATCCTCGAAATCGAAGCCTAA